The Macaca nemestrina isolate mMacNem1 chromosome 12, mMacNem.hap1, whole genome shotgun sequence genome contains a region encoding:
- the LOC105484373 gene encoding tripartite motif-containing protein 64C: MDSDSLQAFQNELICSICMNYFIDPVTIDCGHSFCKPCLCLCWEEGRAPMRCPVCRKISAKSDFNTNAALKKLASLARQTRPQNINNSHNICVLHKETKELFCEADKRFLCGPCSESPEHMAHSHSPMGWAAEECREKLIKKMNYLWKINQETQNNLNQETSKFRSLADYVSLRKVIITIQYQKMHLLLHEEEQLHLQALEREAEELFQQLQDSQVRMTQHLERMKDMYRVLWETCHMPDVELLQDVRNVSARADLAEMQKPQPVNPELTSWRITGVLDMLNNFRVDNALSTEMTPCYISLSEDVRHVIFGDDLRSAPMDPQGVESFAVWGAQVFTSGRHYWEVDVTHSSTWILGVCRDSRTADTNIVIDSDETFLLISSKRNNHYSLSTISPPLIQHVQRPLGRVGVFLDYENGSVSFFDVSKSSLIYDFPPSSFSSPLRPFFCFGCK; the protein is encoded by the exons ATGGATTCAGACAGCCTGCAAGCCTTCCAGAATGAGCTCATTTGCTCCATTTGCATGAACTACTTCATAGACCCGGTCACCATTGACTGTGGGCACAGCTTTTGCaagccctgcctctgcctctgctggGAAGAAGGCAGAGCACCAATGCGCTGCCCTGTGTGCAGAAAAATCTCAGCGAAGTCCGACTTCAACACCAATGCGGCACTCAAAAAGCTGGCTTCCCTAGCCAGACAGACCAGACCTCAGAACATCAACAACTCACACAATATCTGTGTGCTCCACAAGGAAACTAAGGAGCTCTTCTGTGAGGCTGACAAGAGATTTCTCTGTGGgccctgctctgagtcaccagagCACATGGCTCACAGCCACAGTCCAATGGGATGGGCTGCTGAGGAATGCAGG GAGaaacttataaagaaaatgaactatTTGTGGAAGATCAATCAAGAGACACAAAATAATCTAAACCAGGAAACTAGCAAATTTCGTTCGTTAGCg GACTATGTCTCATTAAGGAAGGTGATAATCACTATTCAATATCAAAAGATGCATCTACTTCTCCATGAGGAAGAGCAGCTGCATCTGCAGGCACTGGAAAGAGAAGCAGAAGAGCTCTTCCAACAACTACAAGACAGTCAAGTGAGAATGACCCAACATTTAGAAAGGATGAAAGACATGTACAGAGTGCTGTGGGAGACGTGCCACATGCCTGACGTGGAGCTGCTCCAG gaTGTGAGAAATGTATCGGCAAG GGCTGATTTGGCAGAGATGCAAAAGCCCCAGCCAGTGAACCCAGAGCTCACTTCATGGCGCATAACTGGAGTCCTAGACATGCTCAACAACTTCAGAG TGGATAATGCTCTGAGCACGGAAATGACTCCTTGCTATATAAGCCTTTCTGAGGATGTGAGACATGTGATATTTGGAGATGACCTTCGCAGTGCGCCCATGGATCCCCAGGGAGTGGAGAGCTTTGCTGTGTGGGGAGCGCAAGTGTTCACTTCTGGCAGGCATTACTGGGAAGTGGATGTGACCCACTCCTCCACCTGGATTCTGGGAGTCTGTAGAGATTCCAGGACAGCCGATACCAATATTGTTATTGATTCTGatgaaacatttttgttaatttcctCAAAGAGGAACAATCACTATAGTCTCTCCACCATCTCTCCACCTTTAAttcagcatgtgcaaaggcctctGGGTCGGGTTGGGGTGTTTCTGGATTATGAAAATGGATCTGTGAGTTTTTTTGATGTTTCTAAAAGTTCTCTTATCTAtgattttcctccttcctccttctcttcccctctgAGGCCTTTCTTTTGCTTTGGTTGTAAATGA